Proteins encoded in a region of the Alphaproteobacteria bacterium genome:
- a CDS encoding pyruvate dehydrogenase complex E1 component subunit beta, with protein MANITVREALRDAMAEEMRRDADVFVMGEEVAEYQGAYKVTQGLLQEFGAERIIDTPITEYGFSGVGVGAAMMGLKPVVEFMTFNFAMQAIDHIINSAAKTRYMSGGQIGCQMVFRGPNGAASRVGAQHSQCFASWYGHVPGLIVLCPYDAASAKGLLKSAIRNPNPVVFLENEMLYGQSFDVPDEEDYLVPIGKAAVLREGSDVTITAFSLMVGHALKAADILAKEGINAEVIDLRTIRPLDTETIIESVKKTNRIVSVEEGWPGYGVGAEISAVVVEQAFDYLDCQPIRVAGVDVPLPYAANLEKLALPQVDSIVTAAKEACFRNKKAA; from the coding sequence ATGGCGAATATAACCGTACGTGAAGCCCTGCGCGATGCAATGGCCGAAGAAATGCGCCGCGATGCAGATGTATTTGTAATGGGCGAAGAAGTGGCAGAATATCAGGGGGCTTACAAAGTCACTCAGGGCTTGCTGCAAGAATTCGGTGCTGAGCGTATTATTGATACACCAATTACTGAATATGGATTTTCTGGTGTGGGCGTTGGCGCTGCAATGATGGGGCTAAAGCCTGTTGTTGAATTCATGACATTTAATTTTGCTATGCAGGCGATAGATCACATAATTAATTCTGCCGCAAAAACCCGTTACATGTCTGGCGGACAAATTGGCTGCCAAATGGTGTTTCGTGGGCCTAATGGTGCGGCTTCCCGTGTAGGTGCACAGCATTCGCAATGCTTCGCCAGCTGGTATGGACATGTGCCAGGGCTAATTGTGCTTTGCCCTTATGATGCAGCTTCAGCAAAAGGCTTGCTTAAATCCGCGATTCGCAACCCGAATCCGGTAGTGTTTTTAGAAAATGAAATGCTCTATGGCCAAAGCTTCGATGTGCCGGATGAAGAAGATTATCTGGTGCCAATCGGAAAAGCAGCTGTGTTGCGCGAAGGCAGCGATGTTACCATTACTGCATTTTCTTTAATGGTTGGCCATGCGCTTAAAGCTGCGGATATCCTTGCAAAAGAAGGTATTAATGCCGAAGTTATTGATTTACGCACCATTCGTCCTTTGGATACAGAAACAATTATTGAGTCGGTGAAAAAGACGAATCGCATTGTTTCGGTAGAAGAAGGGTGGCCAGGCTACGGCGTGGGTGCAGAGATATCTGCCGTAGTGGTTGAGCAGGCATTCGATTATCTTGATTGCCAGCCCATTCGCGTGGCAGGTGTGGATGTGCCATTGCCCTATGCCGCTAACCTCGAAAAATTGGCGCTACCACAGGTAGACAGTATTGTCACAGCCGCCAAGGAAGCCTGCTTCCGCAACAAAAAAGCCGCCTAA